Proteins from a single region of Ogataea parapolymorpha DL-1 chromosome IV, whole genome shotgun sequence:
- a CDS encoding Bud site selection protein RAX2, with the protein MARGAIFDAAQIDQPSILEPIFIYGQFDSISNYSDVSKYNLTTGNYGLWALSADNDSIVQLETTTATNLFNLKDTSLIYLVDGQPFIYDIEAKNSTPVRNWDQVEGNVSSVLLYDNEIYFGGDLSYDNESGVVVYNLLNDTLAGTPFGGFNGAVNTMIHGSNNSIVFGGDFDSIGFPDLLATNGSNSTLVDPDQLISFRWAQISSSSGSGAQSIVCPSDLAQWTLGEGEQGSWSAVLPNAVQPSKIRLYNLPDENGASLFRVITQPANGIMNLSYIDPDSLETRYCDAWCPLLPNTNLSASIDQHEDVVNNGFYTTASNVTAGWVGFGENYQEFEFVNTLQVSEISIQVLDNYGSYAGLSGFEMFQYGTTIYANNTLNEPTCSNIEDYSKASNLGDVDWASAQGYLTTTIDSSDINGQGIRYHLNITYSGNYSVFLYTPGCLGDDSCDKRGIVNASFYNSAELLSSKLVYQTNNEEKYDIIYSGYIDMEADSQAYLDVTIDSALYSDDVTFVAGSVYAEFNGLDIKKIIRNKLNGLFGYQPGFEGPFGNSSIDLLGQNLTANANVTGLYLNNTVLYVAGDFESNYGENLIAFDTSTADIEDIAGVSDPVSQLLAVDTDLVLVSEDQNVGLFNGSYRELAVVDYPFSATTFNYNSSEYISLISERNTSIYDYDTQTWTTSDLLRLNISKAVEIDDVDFAVGQVVKYDARSINVAQIRNGSTFSLDSIKSGEIYTAMYLNETLILGGNFTTIDEKRNFVIVNGTTPNISFSDNSAVRALYSYKDAIYVAFDGTASINGTSGSGLWVYNTTSQDHIFMSDRLTGSVNTLSVNPKDSSVVLGGNFTSSRCSYLCFFNPQNRTLSAPSSQVSGEVTHLQYLDTLSILVSTNSPEPSLRLLNLNTSSVESMNYLNNVSLPGNVKKFMVPGSHLEDTVIVMGDSYIGSIRGSSFNQIGGYGSNTTFSDFELVNSSSSFVDNQVLVATGKIVLPAYGTANLAAYNGSSWIPLVAAGQSFNSTLATMKGVVKSFRTINYATNTTNSSSSLPSTQTSSPHSQSKGTSHLTKGQVVGVGLALSVGTMFLFTAAAAGLYYASNRATRTAPLHSRVGEDKMMQAVPPDQVMNNLNKAKAS; encoded by the coding sequence ATGGCTCGAGGGGCCATATTTGATGCAGCCCAAATAGACCAACCATCCATACTGGAGCCCATCTTTATTTATGGCCAATTTGACTCTATTTCTAATTATTCTGACGTTTCCAAATACAACCTCACAACAGGAAATTATGGACTGTGGGCCCTGAGTGCTGACAACGACTCGATTGTCCAATTGGAAACCACCACGGCTACCAACCTATTTAATCTGAAAGATACATCTCTTATTTACCTGGTCGACGGCCAACCGTTCATATACGACATCGAAGCAAAAAACAGTACACCTGTGCGAAATTGGGACCAAGTTGAAGGAAATGTCTCGAGCGTTCTTCTTTACGATAACGAGATCTATTTTGGTGGAGATCTCTCTTATGACAATGAATCTGGTGTGGTGGTATACAACCTTTTGAATGATACTCTGGCAGGTACTCCGTTCGGTGGATTCAATGGCGCAGTGAACACCATGATCCAtggcagcaacaacagcatTGTATTTGGAGGAGATTTTGATTCCATTGGCTTCCCAGACCTTTTGGCTACCAATGGCAGCAACTCGACGTTGGTGGACCCAGATCAGTTGATCAGTTTCAGGTGGGCCCAGATATCAAgctcttctggctcagGTGCACAAAGTATTGTTTGTCCCTCAGATCTAGCCCAATGGACGCTGGGAGAAGGGGAACAGGGGTCGTGGTCTGCGGTACTGCCGAATGCTGTGCAACCTTCGAAAATACGCTTATACAATCTACCCGACGAAAACGGAGCGAGTCTTTTCAGAGTGATAACGCAGCCCGCAAACGGCATCATGAATCTGTCGTATATTGATCCTGACTCGCTTGAGACGCGGTACTGCGATGCCTGGTGCCCGCTGCTGCCGAATACAAATTTATCAGCTTCAATAGACCAGCACGAGGACGTGGTCAACAATGGATTTTACACCACGGCAAGCAACGTGACGGCTGGCTGGGTCGGGTTTGGAGAAAACTACCAGGAATTTGAATTTGTTAATACTCTGCAGGTCAGCGAAATATCGATCCAAGTTCTTGACAATTATGGCAGCTATGCAGGATTGTCTGGTTTTGAGATGTTCCAATACGGAACTACAATTTACGCTAATAACACACTCAACGAGCCAACGTGCTCCAATATCGAGGATTACTCAAAAGCGTCCAATTTAGGCGACGTGGACTGGGCTTCCGCACAAGGCTATTTGACCACTACCATCGACAGCTCAGATATCAACGGCCAAGGTATCAGATACCATCTCAATATCACCTACTCCGGAAACTACTCAGTTTTTTTGTACACACCGGGATGTTTGGGCGACGACTCGTGCGACAAAAGAGGAATTGTCAACGCATCATTTTATAATAGTGCCGAGCTCCTGAGCAGCAAACTGGTCTACCAAACCAACAATGAGGAAAAATACGACATAATATACTCGGGCTACATTGATATGGAGGCTGACTCCCAAGCATATCTTGACGTCACCATTGACTCTGCGCTTTACAGTGATGATGTCACTTTTGTCGCCGGCTCGGTTTACGCTGAGTTTAATGGTCTGGATATCAAAAAGATAATAAGGAATAAGTTGAACGGTCTATTTGGATATCAACCGGGATTCGAAGGACCGTTTGGTAATTCTTCCATTGATCTGCTGGGACAAAATTTAACTGCAAACGCAAACGTCACTGGCTTGTATCTCAATAATACAGTGCTCTACGTTGCTGGAGATTTTGAGTCGAATTACGGCGAAAACTTAATTGCCTTTGACACCAGTACAGCAGACATTGAGGACATTGCCGGTGTCAGCGACCCTGTGAGCCAGCTCCTAGCTGTTGATACAGATCTGGTGCTGGTCTCGGAGGATCAAAATGTCGGCCTATTCAACGGTAGCTACCGGGAGCTGGCAGTCGTTGACTATCCGTTTTCTGCTACCACGTTCAACTACAACTCCTCAGAGTACATTTCGCTGATATCCGAAAGAAACACCTCAATATACGATTACGACACGCAAACTTGGACCACTTCGGACCTGCTTAGGCTCAATATCTCAAAAGCCGTCGAAATTGACGATGTCGACTTTGCTGTTGGACAGGTTGTGAAATATGACGCCAGATCAATTAATGTCGCGCAAATCAGAAATGGGTCAACCTTCTCTTTGGATTCAATCAAATCTGGAGAAATATACACGGCAATGTATTTGAACGAAACACTTATCTTGGGCGGAAACTTCACCACCATAGACGAAAAGAGAAATTTTGTGATTGTCAATGGCACCACCCCGAACATAAGTTTCAGCGACAATTCGGCTGTAAGAGCGCTGTACAGCTACAAAGACGCCATATATGTGGCCTTTGATGGAACCGCCTCCATTAATGGTAcatctggctctggctTATGGGTGTACAACACCACCTCGCAGGATCATATTTTCATGTCTGACAGATTGACGGGAAGCGTCAACACTCTTAGTGTCAATCCAAAGGACAGCAGCGTGGTACTTGGAGGAAACTTTACATCTAGCCGATGCAGTTATCTGTGTTTCTTCAACCCGCAAAATAGGACATTATCCGCGCCGTCCAGCCAGGTTTCTGGAGAAGTGACACATCTGCAGTATTTGGACACCTTGAGCATTCTCGTGAGCACTAACTCACCTGAGCCGTCTCTAAGGCTTCTCAATCTTAACACATCTTCTGTTGAATCCATGAACTACCTGAATAACGTCTCCCTACCGGGAAACGTCAAGAAATTTATGGTTCCTGGATCGCATCTCGAGGACACGGTGATTGTCATGGGCGATAGCTACATTGGCTCGATCAGAGGAAGCAGCTTCAACCAAATTGGGGGATATGGGTCGAACACCACCTTCAGCGACTTTGAGTTGGTcaactcttcctcgtcgttcgTCGACAACCAAGTTTTGGTAGCTACAGGAAAAATTGTACTTCCCGCGTACGGTACCGCAAATCTTGCCGCTTACAACGGAAGTTCGTGGATCCCGCTTGTGGCTGCTGGGCAGAGCTTCAACTCGACTCTAGCCACGATGAAAGGAGTGGTGAAAAGCTTCAGAACAATTAATTATGCCACCAATACCACCAACTCCTCCAGTTCCTTGCCAAGTACTCAAACCAGTTCTCCACACTCTCAGAGCAAGGGCACGAGCCATCTCACCAAAGGACAGGTTGTCGGCGTTGGGCTGGCGTTGTCTGTTGGAACCATGTTCCTGTtcacagcagcagcggctggATTATACTACGCAAGTAACAGAGCCACCAGAACTGCGCCGCTGCATTCCAGAGTGGGTGAGGACAAGATGATGCAAGCCGTTCCGCCAGACCAAGTGATGAACAATCTGAATAAAGCTAAGGCTTCATAG
- a CDS encoding eukaryotic translation initiation factor 3, with translation MSEEGQELEVVQLTVKLPDPIGQLVFQVNPADTVQDVSQTLKLISPTQHHTSFVLTTFEGEKLVEDTLIGDISENSEATVILKEMPYTEKSAREHLQKVREIASLQLPLFYGTLNDISGLSAGASTYKTLELGPVSTKAETTETEEKEQPELSESAKNGIFDAVESVLSVKPSTIPAQKPLKLAPALRSLHVSAWTPPSPQRVLKGDLLYLQCQTLEGESFQITAHVTGFFVNSSSAAKFDSSPRKVTSANGKHQRPSRAHSLLTLLKGLSPKFVEQLDINAKILSEQIQDVYSLPTNALLSNPWLVKDYSLQLPDLGRIEENYIVGGSDAADLFKDWNEEYQGSKELPRSSLPEIIARERLLNKTGFDFTVQAIKGAISVVHGDVTPMNPNDEPSQHVYLRNGIFYSLGVDAAGDFERSGGDEAARVAAVKDLDGVRCLNRLDSSEISHLCTTIVDYCGRRVICQTPVPGIFDEPLSEDEPVSKVIYGSSEAHTQLNADEKLSEKFKKIAEVFHLKPHQAWNLDGSQIKEVVTSMDTKGMRGTDGRDYIIDLYRTTPVDIEFIDKHYTGKEDSYPHRETVLRHEAVEEWWRRQVSLAVKQETDRLGEETKEGEEKATIAVDTSAFVLNPDAFCLTEAPTPELAAELKKDEERVREVSKFVSEILLPELVKDLESSEAYTPIDGGHLSSILHRQGINLRYLGALAQYIEERKAFHKKAEEERLEKVKQEEPKETKDEGDSENNEQSKLDATPVLNVLDALFFVTVQEMIARGVKHVLRRSCISVPVALVPYVIAHIFNSVLGMAGDIEVDPLLAEMYGSPDILNQSRAQIREQVAREVFIRYRYTLPESWPVHSLYLFKEISRKFGIQWRDRTYDFTGTSPTFTADDVLAVVPIVKDSIYYSSSVDDIWEAGRVKVTKGEPEGIQLLNQAIEVYEQVYGAIHPETAKGYGQLGQICVDLKMGQQASELARKSFRILERTKGIDSYDSILALTRLALVESANGEHLNAIKLHMRVLKYWLTYHGESHINVVSALSTIAIILQKVQLHLQAAKVFQKAVELSDKYVGDQSQMSGLLRFQLGQSLVTLKQFVPASEQLEIAANIFKINLGPNDRSSIEASKWTSQLKEYISVMQKQGKQLKAMEAQMAKKAKKASPLPSKKNKSVSPNPELADKSVDEIMKFIEGEPKKPKKKSKK, from the coding sequence ATGTCAGAAGAAGGACAGGAGTTGGAGGTTGTGCAACTGACTGTCAAGTTGCCAGATCCAATCGGGCAACTTGTGTTTCAGGTCAATCCCGCTGACACTGTGCAGGATGTCAGTCAGACTTTGAAACTGATTTCTCCTACCCAGCATCACACTTCTTTTGTCTTAACTACCTTTGAAGGTGAAAAACTTGTTGAGGACACTCTTATTGGGGATATCTCGGAGAATTCAGAGGCTACAgtgattttgaaagaaatgCCCTACACCGAGAAGTCGGCAAGAGAACATCTTCAAAAGGTGAGGGAGATCGCCTCGTTGCAACTCCCGCTATTTTATGGGACATTAAACGACATCAGCGGTCTTTCGGCTGGAGCTTCAACCTACAAAACTTTAGAGCTTGGTCCTGTTTCTACAAAGGCGGAAACTACCGAGACTGAAGAGAAGGAGCAGCCTGAGCTTTCCGAATCAGCCAAGAACGGTATTTTTGATGCAGTTGAATCCGTGCTCTCCGTCAAGCCATCCACCATTCCTGCCCAGAAACCCTTGAAATTAGCCCCTGCTTTGCGCTCTTTGCATGTGTCGGCGTGGACTCCACCCTCTCCACAACGTGTCTTGAAAGGCGACTTACTTTATCTGCAATGTCAGACCCTCGAGGGTGAGAGTTTCCAGATCACTGCTCACGTGACCGGATTTTTTGTGAACAGTTCTTCTGCTGCCAAGTTCGACAGCTCTCCGAGAAAAGTGACTTCGGCAAACGGGAAGCACCAAAGGCCGTCAAGAGCCCACTCTCTGCTTACTTTGTTGAAGGGTCTGTCTCCTAAATTtgtggagcagctcgatATCAACGCCAAGATCCTATCTGAGCAAATACAGGACGTTTACTCTCTTCCTACCAATGCCCTACTAAGCAATCCATGGCTTGTGAAGGACTATTCTCTGCAACTTCCGGATTTAGGAAGAATTGAGGAGAACTACATCGTTGGTGGCTCTGATGCTGCTGATCTCTTCAAGGACTGGAATGAGGAATACCAAGGAAGCAAGGAGCTTCCACGCTCGAGTCTCCCGGAAATCATTGCTAGAGAGCGGCTATTGAACAAGACTGGCTTTGACTTTACCGTCCAGGCCATCAAAGGTGCGATTTCCGTGGTCCATGGTGATGTGACTCCGATGAACCCTAATGACGAGCCATCTCAACATGTGTATCTGCGCAACGGAATTTTCTATTCCCTTGGTGTGGATGCTGCAGGCGATTTTGAGCGTTCAGGAGGAGACGAAGCAGCCAGGGTGGCTGCCGTGAAGGACTTGGACGGAGTCAGATGTCTGAACCGGCTGGACAGCAGCGAAATTTCTCATCTATGCACCACAATTGTTGACTATTGCGGCCGTAGGGTGATTTGTCAGACCCCTGTCCCCGGTATTTTTGATGAACCGCTTTCGGAGGATGAGCCTGTTTCGAAAGTGATCTATGGCAGTTCCGAGGCACACACCCAGCTGAATGCTGATGAGAAGCTGAGCGAGAAATTCAAGAAAATTGCTGAAGTGTTCCACCTCAAGCCACACCAAGCATGGAATCTCGATGGCTCCCAGATCAAGGAAGTTGTGACGTCCATGGACACCAAGGGCATGAGGGGAACTGATGGTCGCGACTATATCATTGATCTGTACAGAACAACTCCTGTCGACATCGAGTTCATTGACAAACACTACACAGGCAAGGAAGATTCTTATCCTCACAGAGAGACAGTTCTTAGACACGAGGCTGTGGAAGAATGGTGGAGAAGACAAGTCTCCCTCGCTGTGAAGCAAGAGACCGACAGACTGGGCGAGGAGACCAaggaaggagaagaaaaggCCACTATTGCTGTGGATACTTCTGCGTTTGTTCTGAATCCAGACGCTTTCTGCTTGACGGAGGCACCTACACCAGAACTTGCTgcagagctcaagaaagacgagGAGAGAGTCAGAGAAGTGTCCAAGTTTGTCTCTGAGATCCTGCTTCCAGAATTGGTGAAAGACCTGGAGTCCTCCGAGGCGTACACTCCAATTGATGGGGGCCATCTGAGCTCCATATTGCATCGCCAAGGAATCAACCTCAGATATTTGGGAGCACTCGCTCAGTACATTGAGGAAAGAAAGGCATTCCACAAGAAGGCGGAGGAAGAGAGATTAGAAAAGGTCAAACAGGAAGAGCCAAAGGAGACTAAAGACGAGGGTGATTCGGAGAACAACGAGCAGTCCAAGCTCGATGCAACACCAGTTTTGAACGTTTTGGATGCCCTTTTCTTTGTGACTGTGCAGGAGATGATTGCTAGAGGAGTGAAGCACGTCCTGAGAAGGTCGTGTATCTCTGTGCCGGTTGCTCTGGTTCCGTACGTTATTGCACACATCTTCAACAGCGTTCTTGGCATGGCCGGTGACATTGAAGTTGATCCGCTTTTGGCCGAGATGTACGGCTCTCCGGACATCTTAAACCAGTCGAGAGCTCAAATTCGCGAGCAGGTTGCAAGGGAGGTTTTCATCAGATACCGCTACACTCTTCCGGAAAGTTGGCCTGTGCACTCTCTGTACTtgttcaaggagatttcGCGCAAGTTTGGCATTCAGTGGAGAGACAGAACCTACGATTTCACCGGGACGTCTCCTACGTTCACAGCCGATGACGTTCTGGCCGTTGTGCCGATCGTCAAGGACTCAATTTACTActccagctctgtggaTGACATTTGGGAGGCTGGCCGTGTGAAAGTCACTAAGGGCGAGCCTGAGGGAattcagctgctgaaccagGCCATTGAAGTTTATGAGCAAGTTTATGGAGCAATCcatccagaaacagccaAGGGATACGGACAACTAGGGCAAATCTGCGTGGACCTCAAGATGGGCCAGCAGGCTTCTGAGCTAGCTCGCAAGTCTTTCCGTATTCTGGAAAGAACCAAGGGAATAGACTCGTACGATTCGATTCTCGCACTGACCAGATTGGCACTAGTTGAGTCGGCCAACGGCGAGCACCTGAATGCGATCAAGCTGCATATGAGAGTCCTGAAGTACTGGCTGACTTACCACGGAGAGTCTCATATCAATGTGGTGTCTGCGTTGTCGACCATTGCTATTATCTTGCAAAAGGTGCAACTGCATCTCCAGGCTGCCAAAGTGTTCCAAAAGGCTGTTGAGTTGAGTGATAAGTATGTTGGAGACCAAAGCCAAATGTCAGGTCTTCTGCGTTTCCAACTTGGCCAGTCGTTGGTCACGTTGAAGCAGTTTGTTCCAGCTAGCGAGCAGCTTGAGATTGCAGCaaacattttcaaaatcaacctTGGCCCTAACGACCGGAGCAGTATCGAGGCGTCAAAATGGACCTCTCAGCTGAAGGAGTACATTTCTGTGATGCAGAAACAAGGAAAGCAGCTCAAGGCAATGGAGGCCCAGATGGCTaagaaagccaaaaaaGCCTCGCCGCTGCCttcgaaaaagaacaagTCGGTCTCGCCAAACCCAGAGCTTGCTGATAAGTCGGTGGACGAAATCATGAAGTTCATCGAGGGCGAGCCtaagaagccaaagaaaaaatccaagaaatAG
- a CDS encoding Transmembrane 9 superfamily member 1, whose protein sequence is MKGLFLVLALCLEYANAFYLPGVAPTPYKAGDKVPLLVNHITPSINQEDSSAKTYLYSYDYYFPRFHFCKPADGPEKQSESLGSVIFGDRIFSSPFELNMLENKTCQNLCSETYSKSDAVFVNRNIRAGFKHNWLIDGLPAARQMLDEQTGTTFYNSGFHIGYVDDENVAHLYNHYDIYIEYHKRKEDEYRVVGVIVDPKSLTQTADVTCDPETPVPVTLSQEADTGVTFTYSVYFIESPTVWATRWDKYLHVYDPKIQWFSLVNFSLIVIFLSIIMSHILIRTLRNDIQKYNEINLDDDMIDEMGWKLVYGDVFRPPKNPMLLSVLVGSGVQFLLMAVSTCGFALLGLLSPSNRGSLATLMFVLYAVFGSVGSFTSAYIYKFFQGEDWKTNMILSPLLVPGALFGLFIFFNFFLIFAHSSGAVPIGTMFVIVLIWFAISVPLSCFGSLLGFRRPAIKVPVKVNQIPRQIPKQAWYLKTSNMALIAGIFPFGAIAIEMYFIYNSLWFNRIYYMFGFLFFCFILMLITTLLVTLLLIYYTLCNENYKWQWRSFFVGGGISVYVFLHALILSKFRLGGFTSVILYVGYSLVISLGIGLLCGAVGFIGVMVFVLSIYSQIKVD, encoded by the coding sequence ATGAAGGGTCTGTTCCTTGTATTGGCTCTTTGTCTTGAGTATGCCAATGCCTTCTACTTACCGGGAGTGGCACCAACTCCATATAAGGCCGGTGACAAGGTTCCGCTTTTGGTGAATCATATCACTCCCTCTATCAACCAGGAGGATAGTTCGGCAAAAACTTATCTTTATTCCTACGATTACTATTTCCCAAGATTCCATTTCTGCAAACCGGCGGATGGGCCCGAAAAACAAAGCGAGTCTCTAGGATCTGTCATCTTTGGTGATAGAATCTTCAGTTCGCCGTTCGAGCTGAACATGCTCGAAAATAAAACGTGCCAAAATCTCTGCTCAGAAACTTACTCAAAGTCGGACGCGGTGTTTGTCAACAGAAATATACGCGCAGGGTTCAAGCACAACTGGCTTATTGATGGGCTGCCGGCAGCCAGACAAATGCTTGATGAGCAAACAGGCACTACGTTTTACAATTCGGGATTCCATATTGGATAtgtcgacgacgaaaatGTTGCTCATCTGTACAATCACTATGATATTTATATCGAGTACCACAAAAGAAAAGAGGATGAGTACAGAGTCGTTGGTGTCATTGTTGATCCTAAGTCGCTCACGCAAACCGCCGACGTGACTTGTGATCCTGAAACGCCTGTTCCTGTCACGTTGAGCCAGGAGGCCGACACAGGCGTCACGTTCACCTATTCCGTCTACTTCATTGAATCACCAACCGTCTGGGCCACAAGATGGGACAAGTATTTGCACGTGTACGACCCAAAGATCCAATGGTTCTCCTTGGTCAATTTCTCTCTTATCGTCATTTTCCTCTCTATCATCATGTCTCATATTTTAATCAGAACATTGAGAAATGATATTCAAAAATACAATGAAATCAATCTTGACGACGATATGATTGACGAGATGGGCTGGAAGTTGGTCTACGGAGACGTTTTCAGGCCACCAAAGAACCCTATGTTGTTGTCGGTTCTGGTCGGTTCTGGTGTCCAATTCCTTTTGATGGCTGTCAGCACCTGCGGATTCGCTCTTCTTGGACTTCTTTCTCCTTCCAATAGGGGTTCTTTGGCTACTCTGATGTTTGTGTTGTATGCAGTTTTCGGCTCTGTTGGATCCTTCACGTCTGCATACATCTACAAATTTTTCCAAGGTGAAGACTGGAAAACTAACATGATCCTGTCTCCACTGCTGGTCCCTggagctctttttggactgttcatctttttcaatttcttcttaATTTTTGCACACTCTTCGGGAGCAGTGCCGATTGGTACCATGTTTGTTATCGTTCTGATTTGGTTTGCTATCAGCGTTCCACTGTCGTGCTTTGGCTCTCTCCTCGGATTTAGACGGCCAGCTATCAAGGTGCCTGTCAAAGTTAATCAAATCCCAAGGCAGATTCCAAAACAGGCCTGGTACTTGAAGACGTCCAACATGGCCTTGATCGCAGGCATCTTCCCCTTCGGAGCCATTGCCATTGAGATGTACTTCATTTACAACTCTCTCTGGTTCAACAGAATCTACTACATGTTTGGgttcctcttcttttgtTTCATTCTGATGCTGATCACAACACTCTTGGTCACCTTGTTGCTTATCTATTACACTTTGTGCAACGAGAACTACAAATGGCAATGGAGATCATTCTTCGTTGGTGGCGGTATTTCCGTTTACGTGTTCTTGCATGCCCTAATACTGTCAAAGTTCAGACTTGGCGGTTTCACCTCTGTGATTCTCTACGTTGGTTACTCTCTTGTGATTTCCTTAGGAATTGGACTTTTGTGCGGTGCTGTTGGATTCATTGGCGTCATGGTGTTTGTGTTGAGCATCTACAGCCAAATCAAGGTCGATTGA
- a CDS encoding Siderophore iron transporter 1, protein MNSSTNREKDTESDVVTNAHSKYEQKSYGVRRTEALNKHYNVWYGKVAIFFSIFLVAYAYGLDGQIRYTYQSYATSSYAKHSLLSTVTVVRSVAACVAQLFYARLSDIFGRVELLFVAIVLYVVGTIIESQAYDVTRFAAGAILYQFGYSGVIVLLQIISADFSNMNWRVLASFVAALPFVINTWISGNVTSAVLGSRSWSWGIGMWAFIFPLACIPLILCFMHMHYLAYRSGDIHRLEGVSDFKRLGFKRFIVETFFWKIDLIGLLSLMLSLGLILTPFTLAGGVKREWQKAKVIAPLVIGFCLLPFFFLWEAKFARHPFLEAKYMKDRSVWGALMIAIFIDMVWYMQGDYLYTVVLVGFNQSIKSATRITSLYSFVSVITGTILGFAIAYIRRLKAFIIFGIAMWFIAMGLMVKYRGGDGTKDGLIGAQCLFGFGAGFFTYVTQASIQTVTDHEHMASLLSLYLCLYYVGSALGGSISGAIWTQLLPREIYKRISNTTEAAAAYGSPLTWIYQHPWGDPDRMALVASYRYVQKILVVVGLCFCIPLLGFAFLLKDPKLESVQSLKDAHPDDSEEEEHVNSKATA, encoded by the coding sequence ATGAACTCCTCTACaaacagagaaaaagacaCGGAGAGTGACGTTGTCACAAACGCTCACAGCAAATATGAGCAGAAAAGCTACGGTGTGAGACGGACGGAAGCCCTGAACAAGCACTACAACGTTTGGTACGGAAAAGTTgcaattttcttttctATCTTCCTGGTTGCTTATGCTTACGGTCTTGACGGACAAATCAGATATACTTACCAATCGTACGCTACATCTTCTTATGCCAAACACTCGCTGCTTTCTACTGTCACTGTCGTGCGTTCGGTGGCAGCCTGTGTTGCCCAGCTATTCTACGCTAGACTTTCGGACATTTTCGGCAGAGTCGAGCTCCTTTTTGTCGCAATTGTGCTGTATGTTGTTGGTACAATTATTGAGTCTCAGGCGTACGATGTTACCAGGTTTGCTGCGGGAGCCATTCTGTACCAGTTCGGATACTCTGGAGTCATTGTCCTGTTGCAAATTATTTCCGCTGACTTCTCGAACATGAACTGGAGGGTGCTTGCTTCCTTTGTTGCAGCCCTGCCATTTGTGATCAATACATGGATCTCTGGTAACGTGACTTCAGCAGTTTTGGgctcgagaagctggtcTTGGGGTATTGGTATGTGGGCCTTTATTTTTCCGCTGGCCTGTATTCCATTGATTCTCTGCTTCATGCACATGCACTACCTCGCTTACCGCAGTGGAGACATTCACAGACTTGAGGGAGTCTCTGACTTCAAAAGATTGGGTTTCAAGCGTTTCATCGTTGAGAcatttttctggaaaattgACCTGATTGGTCTGCTTTCCTTGATGCTCAGTCTTGGTCTCATTCTGACCCCATTCACCCTTGCCGGAGGAGTCAAGAGGGAATGGCAGAAGGCTAAAGTCATCGCACCGTTGGTCATTGGTTTCTGCCTGTTGccatttttcttccttTGGGAAGCTAAATTCGCAAGACACCCATTCCTTGAGGCTAAGTACATGAAGGACAGATCTGTGTGGGGAGCCTTGATGATCGCCATTTTCATTGATATGGTTTGGTACATGCAAGGTGACTACTTGTACACTGTTGTTTTGGTTGGCTTCAACCAGTCCATCAAGTCTGCTACCAGAATCACCAGTCTTTACTCTTTCGTCTCGGTGATCACGGGAACTATCCTCGGATTTGCTATCGCATACATCAGAAGACTGAAGGCCTTTATTATCTTTGGTATTGCTATGTGGTTTATTGCCATGGGATTGATGGTCAAATACAGAGGAGGAGACGGCACCAAGGATGGTTTGATCGGTGCTCAATGtctttttggttttggtgCAGGTTTCTTCACCTACGTCACTCAGGCCTCCATTCAGACTGTCACAGACCACGAACATATGGCCTCGCTGTTGTCTCTGTACCTCTGTCTTTACTATGTTGGTTCTGCTCTGGGTGGTTCTATTTCAGGAGCCATTTGGACCCAGCTGTTGCCAAGAGAAATTTACAAGCGGATCTCCAATACCACCGAGGCAGCCGCTGCTTATGGATCTCCGCTGACGTGGATCTATCAACATCCTTGGGGAGATCCTGACAGAATGGCCTTGGTCGCTTCTTACAGATACGTTCAGAAGATTCTGGTCGTTGTTGGACTCTGCTTCTGTATTCCGCTGCTTGGTTTCGCATTCCTTCTGAAAGATCCTAAGCTCGAGAGTGTTCAGAGTTTGAAAGATGCTCATCCTGACGACAgcgaagaggaggagcatGTTAACTCAAAGGCTACAGCTTGA